One Sediminibacillus dalangtanensis genomic region harbors:
- a CDS encoding dihydroorotate dehydrogenase: MISLETKLPGLDLKNPIMPASGCFGFGREFSELYDLNKLGAVVIKAATLNPRYGNQTPRVAETAAGMLNSIGLQNPGVETICSEELPFLSQFKTPVIANVAGSTIEEYVAVAKRLDESGLIQALELNISCPNVKEGGVQFGKDPVLAAEVTAQVKETVALPVYVKLSPNTADIVQMAKAVEAGGADGLSMINTLTGMQIDLSSKKPLLANQTGGLSGPAIKPVAIRMVYEVRQHSGLPIIGMGGISAAEDVLEFLIAGASAVAVGTANIHDPFACVNIIDRLPQLLEKYGFQNVEEAIGGGNRNEANVSRS; the protein is encoded by the coding sequence ATGATTTCTCTGGAAACCAAACTTCCAGGTTTGGATCTGAAGAATCCGATTATGCCAGCATCCGGCTGTTTTGGTTTTGGGCGGGAATTCAGTGAATTGTATGATTTGAATAAGCTTGGGGCTGTGGTTATCAAAGCTGCCACACTAAATCCAAGATATGGTAATCAGACACCGCGTGTAGCTGAGACCGCTGCAGGTATGCTAAATTCGATTGGATTGCAGAACCCGGGAGTGGAAACGATTTGTAGCGAGGAACTGCCGTTTTTATCTCAATTCAAGACGCCGGTGATTGCCAATGTAGCCGGCAGCACGATAGAAGAATATGTTGCAGTGGCAAAAAGGCTGGACGAAAGCGGCTTGATTCAGGCTCTGGAACTAAATATATCTTGTCCTAACGTGAAAGAAGGGGGGGTTCAGTTCGGCAAGGATCCGGTACTTGCTGCCGAAGTGACTGCACAGGTAAAAGAAACAGTAGCTTTGCCGGTTTATGTCAAATTATCACCGAATACAGCTGATATAGTACAAATGGCAAAAGCGGTAGAAGCTGGTGGAGCGGATGGATTATCGATGATCAATACGCTGACAGGCATGCAAATCGATTTATCTTCCAAAAAACCTCTGTTGGCTAATCAAACAGGTGGGCTGTCCGGTCCCGCAATCAAACCGGTCGCCATCCGGATGGTTTATGAAGTGAGGCAGCATAGCGGACTTCCGATCATTGGAATGGGCGGCATATCTGCTGCCGAGGATGTGCTTGAGTTCCTCATAGCGGGAGCGAGTGCAGTAGCGGTGGGAACTGCTAACATCCATGACCCGTTTGCTTGTGTGAATATCATTGACAGACTTCCACAATTGTTGGAAAAGTATGGTTTCCAAAATGTTGAGGAAGCAATAGGGGGAGGAAATAGAAATGAAGCCAATGTATCTCGCTCTTGA
- the carB gene encoding carbamoyl-phosphate synthase large subunit, translating into MPKRTDINKILVIGSGPIVIGQAAEFDYSGTQACQSLKEEGYQVILANSNPATIMTDDSVADIVYMEPLTPEFLIKIIRKEQPDAILPTLGGQTGLNMAMALEQTGILAEYNVELLGTSLSAIRKAEDREVFRSLMHELGEPVAESQIVHSVEQALEFAEEIGFPLIVRPAYTLGGTGGGMCYDKEELKEITRNGLALSPVTQCLVEKNISGFKEIEYEVMRDKQDQAIVVCNMENVDPVGVHTGDSIVTAPSQTLSDREYQMLRNASLKIIRALEIEGGCNVQLALDPSSFQYYIIEVNPRVSRSSALASKATGYPIAKLAAKIALGLTLDEIINPITGRTYACYEPALDYVVTKLPRFPFDKFVSGNRSLGTQMKATGEVMAVGRSFEESLLKGIRSLDIGTEELWMEKWTYKTLDELFACLRKPDDERIFVIAEAFRRDCTVTELFEATKIDPFFLTKIQRIIELERSVSAHKNDMEVLKKAKQAGFSDSHISRLWQTDVDSVYNLRKQSGMLPVYKMVDTCAAEFESETPYFYSTFEEENESIVSGRQKVLVIGSGPIRIGQGIEFDYATVHSVLALKQAGYEAIIMNSNPETVSTDFSVSDKLYFEPLTLEDVMHVIELEKPKGVIVQFGGQTAINLAEGLRRRGVAILGTDLEAIDAAEDRDKFEHLLNELAILQPQGKSVRKLDQAVEAAEQIGYPVLVRPSYVIGGSQMEIVYNKDELAAYLKKSNHIKHTHPILIDKYLTGIELEVDAVCDGENIVIPGMMEHIERAGVHSGDSIAVYPPQRISDNAKQECVEITMKIARRLNVKGLINIQFVIHEGHVYVLEVNPRASRTIPFLSKITGVPMAALATRCILGESLADAGYSNGLLPEQPQVSVKVPVFSFAKLRSVDTMLGPEMKSTGEAIGRDKTLEKALYKGLTASGLSIPQEGAVLLTVADKDKQEMIEIAKRFHMLGFKLYATEGTSEFTASEGIPVQKVGKVGAAGETVLSIIEEGKVQVVINTLTSGKQPRSDGFRIRREAVEHGIACLTSLDTAMAILNVIDSTTFTASPVSERRAAVVK; encoded by the coding sequence ATGCCAAAGCGTACAGATATAAACAAGATTTTAGTGATTGGTTCCGGGCCGATCGTTATCGGGCAGGCAGCAGAGTTTGATTATTCGGGCACACAGGCTTGTCAATCACTGAAAGAAGAAGGTTATCAAGTGATTTTGGCTAATTCTAATCCAGCCACCATTATGACGGATGATTCAGTGGCTGACATTGTATATATGGAGCCATTGACTCCCGAGTTTTTAATAAAAATTATCCGAAAAGAGCAGCCGGATGCTATTTTGCCTACACTGGGAGGCCAGACCGGCCTTAATATGGCCATGGCTTTAGAACAGACCGGGATTCTTGCGGAGTATAATGTTGAATTACTCGGAACGTCGCTTTCTGCCATACGAAAGGCGGAAGATAGGGAAGTATTCCGCAGCTTGATGCACGAACTTGGTGAGCCTGTAGCAGAAAGCCAAATCGTTCATTCTGTCGAGCAAGCTCTGGAATTCGCAGAAGAAATCGGGTTTCCACTGATTGTCCGTCCCGCATATACATTGGGCGGAACAGGAGGAGGCATGTGTTATGACAAGGAAGAATTAAAGGAGATAACAAGAAACGGGCTGGCTTTATCCCCTGTTACACAGTGCTTGGTCGAAAAAAATATTTCCGGCTTTAAAGAAATAGAATATGAAGTGATGCGAGATAAACAAGACCAGGCGATTGTCGTATGTAATATGGAGAATGTAGATCCGGTAGGTGTCCATACCGGCGATTCGATTGTGACCGCCCCTTCCCAAACACTCAGTGACCGTGAGTATCAAATGCTGCGCAATGCGTCTCTGAAAATTATCCGGGCATTAGAAATCGAAGGGGGATGTAATGTCCAACTGGCATTGGATCCCTCCAGTTTTCAATACTACATTATTGAAGTGAATCCGCGTGTCAGTCGGTCATCAGCATTGGCTTCAAAGGCAACAGGATACCCGATAGCAAAGCTTGCAGCAAAAATCGCACTTGGGTTAACGCTTGATGAAATAATCAATCCAATAACCGGAAGAACATATGCCTGCTATGAACCAGCGCTTGATTATGTGGTCACCAAATTGCCGCGCTTTCCTTTCGACAAATTTGTCAGCGGCAATCGCAGTCTTGGAACGCAAATGAAAGCAACTGGCGAAGTGATGGCTGTGGGCAGGAGTTTTGAAGAATCCTTGTTAAAAGGTATCCGCTCCCTTGATATCGGGACAGAGGAACTATGGATGGAGAAGTGGACGTATAAGACGTTGGATGAACTATTCGCATGCTTGAGAAAGCCGGATGATGAACGGATATTTGTGATAGCGGAAGCATTCCGGCGTGACTGTACGGTAACGGAGTTGTTTGAGGCAACGAAAATTGATCCGTTTTTTTTGACAAAGATACAGAGAATAATAGAACTGGAAAGAAGCGTTTCAGCACATAAAAATGATATGGAAGTATTAAAGAAAGCGAAACAGGCTGGATTCTCTGATTCCCATATTTCGAGACTTTGGCAAACGGATGTCGATTCTGTTTATAACTTGCGGAAGCAATCCGGCATGTTACCGGTCTATAAAATGGTCGACACGTGTGCAGCAGAATTTGAATCGGAAACCCCTTACTTCTATAGCACGTTTGAAGAAGAAAATGAATCGATTGTTTCCGGGCGCCAAAAAGTGCTGGTAATCGGATCAGGGCCGATTCGGATAGGTCAAGGAATCGAGTTTGATTATGCAACTGTTCATTCTGTGCTTGCTTTAAAACAGGCTGGTTACGAGGCAATCATCATGAACAGCAATCCGGAGACTGTTTCTACCGATTTCAGTGTTTCTGACAAACTGTATTTCGAGCCGCTGACGTTGGAGGATGTTATGCATGTGATCGAACTGGAAAAACCCAAAGGGGTTATCGTCCAGTTCGGTGGTCAGACAGCAATCAATCTAGCGGAAGGATTGAGAAGAAGAGGCGTGGCAATTCTGGGAACCGACTTGGAAGCGATTGACGCTGCCGAGGACAGGGACAAATTCGAACATCTATTGAATGAACTGGCTATTTTACAGCCGCAGGGGAAGAGCGTCCGTAAACTTGATCAGGCGGTCGAAGCCGCTGAACAAATTGGCTATCCTGTTTTGGTCCGACCTTCTTACGTAATTGGCGGCAGCCAGATGGAGATTGTTTATAACAAGGATGAATTGGCTGCTTATCTGAAAAAAAGCAATCATATCAAGCATACTCATCCTATTTTGATCGACAAGTATTTGACAGGTATCGAGCTGGAGGTCGATGCTGTATGTGATGGGGAAAATATTGTCATACCAGGGATGATGGAACACATTGAACGGGCGGGAGTCCACTCTGGTGATTCGATTGCCGTCTATCCTCCACAACGAATCTCAGACAATGCCAAGCAGGAATGCGTGGAAATTACCATGAAAATAGCGAGAAGACTTAATGTGAAAGGCCTGATCAATATCCAATTTGTCATTCATGAAGGCCATGTCTATGTTTTAGAGGTGAATCCAAGGGCAAGCAGGACCATTCCGTTTTTAAGCAAAATAACAGGAGTTCCGATGGCTGCGTTGGCTACAAGGTGTATTTTAGGAGAAAGTCTTGCTGATGCCGGATATTCGAATGGGTTGCTTCCAGAACAGCCGCAGGTTTCAGTGAAAGTCCCGGTATTTTCTTTTGCGAAGCTGCGTAGTGTCGATACGATGCTGGGGCCGGAAATGAAATCGACTGGAGAAGCAATCGGAAGGGATAAAACACTGGAAAAGGCTCTTTATAAAGGATTGACTGCCTCCGGGCTGTCGATTCCGCAAGAGGGAGCGGTGCTTTTGACCGTTGCCGATAAAGACAAGCAGGAAATGATCGAAATCGCAAAGCGGTTCCATATGCTCGGTTTTAAGCTTTATGCGACCGAAGGGACCAGTGAATTCACTGCCAGTGAAGGAATCCCTGTTCAAAAAGTCGGCAAGGTAGGAGCTGCCGGAGAAACGGTTTTGTCCATAATCGAAGAAGGCAAGGTGCAGGTTGTCATCAATACGTTGACCTCTGGAAAGCAGCCAAGATCGGATGGATTCAGAATCAGAAGGGAAGCAGTGGAACACGGTATTGCTTGTCTGACGAGTCTGGATACTGCAATGGCCATTTTAAATGTTATTGATTCCACTACTTTTACGGCAAGTCCGGTGTCGGAAAGAAGGGCGGCAGTCGTAAAATGA
- a CDS encoding carbamoyl phosphate synthase small subunit produces MQKRQLVLEDGTRFLGTGFGSSREISGEVVFNTGMTGYQEILSDPSYCGQIVTMTYPLIGNYGINRDDFETITPSIHGLIVKEACDLPSNYRSEETLDRFLKANDIPGLAGIDTRKLTRLIRNHGTMRGLFTSAAYSIEQALRILDQQTPITNHIERVSTVKPYVVPGRGRRIVLVDFGMKHGILRELTKRNCHVTVVPYHYSAEKIRRLKPEGVMLSNGPGDPKQVRNAIRMIANIITDIPIFGICLGHQLIALACGGDTEKLRFGHRGSNHPVKDLTTGKTVMTSQNHGYTVTEESLAGTELELTQIALNDGTVEGLAHKRYPAFSVQYHPESSPGPEDTYHLFDRFLANIDTYQSENKEEESCQSVQI; encoded by the coding sequence ATGCAAAAACGACAGCTCGTTCTTGAGGATGGCACGCGTTTCCTAGGAACAGGTTTTGGAAGTAGTCGGGAAATTAGTGGTGAGGTTGTTTTCAATACCGGAATGACAGGTTATCAAGAAATTTTGTCAGATCCGTCCTATTGTGGCCAAATCGTAACAATGACCTACCCATTAATCGGAAATTACGGAATCAATCGAGACGATTTTGAAACGATCACACCTTCTATTCATGGATTGATTGTGAAAGAGGCTTGCGATTTACCATCCAACTATCGTTCAGAAGAAACGTTGGACCGTTTTTTAAAGGCAAATGATATTCCCGGACTTGCCGGAATTGATACAAGAAAGCTGACTAGATTGATTCGGAACCATGGAACCATGAGAGGATTGTTTACCTCTGCAGCCTATTCCATTGAGCAAGCCTTACGAATCCTTGACCAGCAAACACCGATAACCAACCACATCGAACGGGTTTCCACGGTGAAACCATATGTGGTGCCAGGTCGCGGTAGACGAATCGTTCTTGTCGATTTCGGAATGAAACATGGAATTTTGAGGGAACTGACCAAACGGAACTGTCATGTAACGGTTGTTCCCTACCATTATTCAGCAGAGAAAATTAGAAGGCTGAAACCGGAAGGGGTCATGCTCTCTAATGGACCCGGCGATCCAAAACAAGTCCGGAATGCTATTCGGATGATCGCAAACATCATTACCGATATTCCTATCTTTGGCATATGTCTCGGTCATCAATTGATCGCGTTGGCGTGCGGGGGAGATACCGAGAAGCTTCGTTTCGGACACCGAGGGTCCAATCATCCTGTCAAAGATTTGACAACAGGCAAAACCGTTATGACTTCTCAGAATCACGGCTATACCGTGACGGAAGAATCCCTTGCCGGGACAGAGTTAGAGCTGACCCAAATAGCATTGAACGACGGAACAGTCGAAGGATTGGCACATAAACGTTATCCGGCTTTTTCGGTTCAATACCATCCAGAGAGTTCGCCGGGACCGGAAGATACGTATCACCTATTCGATCGATTTCTTGCTAACATAGACACCTATCAGTCGGAAAATAAGGAGGAAGAATCATGCCAAAGCGTACAGATATAA
- the pyrR gene encoding bifunctional pyr operon transcriptional regulator/uracil phosphoribosyltransferase PyrR, which translates to MEKKATVLDDAAIGRSLTRIAHEILEKNKGVQGLILVGIKTRGIPLAKRLQEKIVQIEGVEVPIGELDITLYRDDLSSIEENREPRLNETKIDGDISGKTLVLVDDVLFTGRTVRAAMDAIVDQGRPEQIQLAVLIDRGHRELPIRADFIGKNIPTSKEEIIVVELDETDSQDEVSIYEK; encoded by the coding sequence ATGGAAAAAAAAGCTACAGTATTGGACGATGCAGCAATAGGCAGATCGTTGACAAGAATAGCTCATGAAATTTTAGAAAAAAACAAAGGCGTTCAAGGCTTGATTCTTGTCGGAATAAAAACGCGCGGTATCCCGCTGGCAAAGCGTCTCCAGGAAAAAATTGTGCAAATAGAAGGTGTAGAAGTACCAATCGGCGAATTGGATATTACGCTTTACCGTGACGACCTTTCAAGTATCGAAGAAAACCGTGAACCTCGTTTGAATGAAACAAAGATTGACGGGGATATTTCCGGAAAAACACTGGTGCTGGTAGATGACGTTCTGTTTACAGGAAGGACCGTCCGGGCAGCAATGGATGCCATAGTCGATCAAGGTAGACCTGAACAAATACAACTGGCTGTGTTGATTGATAGAGGACATCGGGAGCTTCCTATCCGAGCTGATTTTATAGGCAAGAACATCCCTACTTCCAAGGAAGAAATTATTGTGGTTGAATTGGATGAAACAGACAGCCAGGATGAAGTAAGTATTTATGAAAAATAA
- a CDS encoding aspartate carbamoyltransferase catalytic subunit, with the protein MEHFLSMKDLSEHEILRLLKEAEAIKNGGQKPFEKQLFVGNLFFEPSTRTKMSFTIAERRLGFESLDFTGESSSLVKGESIYDTARTFEAIGASLLVIRHPEENMAARLAADISIPIINAGDGAGEHPTQSLLDLMTIHQEFKRFSGLRIAIAGDIKHSRVARSNAFALQTLGAEVYLSCKPEWEDRSLPYPYVSIDEAAEMCDVVMLLRIQHERHGKNKGVNPADYLRHFGLTVERERSMQPHAIILHPAPVNRGVEIEDELVECPRSRIFKQMENGVFARMAVMKHLLKDRGIIDDINIDQRDAISSR; encoded by the coding sequence ATGGAGCACTTTTTATCGATGAAGGATCTTTCCGAACATGAGATTTTACGGTTGCTTAAGGAGGCAGAAGCAATCAAAAATGGTGGGCAAAAACCTTTTGAAAAACAGTTGTTTGTCGGGAACCTGTTTTTTGAACCAAGTACCCGGACGAAAATGAGTTTTACAATTGCCGAACGAAGGCTTGGTTTCGAAAGTCTTGATTTCACTGGCGAATCTTCCAGTCTGGTAAAAGGAGAAAGCATCTATGATACGGCTCGAACCTTTGAAGCAATAGGTGCGTCTTTACTGGTGATCAGGCATCCGGAAGAAAATATGGCAGCACGACTGGCAGCTGACATTTCCATACCAATCATTAACGCTGGCGACGGAGCAGGAGAACATCCAACCCAGTCACTCCTTGACCTCATGACCATCCATCAGGAATTCAAACGATTTTCAGGTCTCCGGATAGCGATAGCAGGTGATATCAAACATAGCAGGGTGGCTAGATCGAATGCTTTCGCTTTACAAACGCTTGGTGCAGAAGTCTATTTATCTTGCAAGCCGGAGTGGGAAGACCGTTCGCTTCCTTATCCTTATGTATCAATCGATGAAGCCGCAGAAATGTGTGACGTGGTTATGCTGTTGAGAATTCAGCACGAACGGCATGGAAAAAACAAAGGCGTGAACCCTGCGGACTATCTTCGACATTTTGGCTTGACGGTAGAAAGGGAACGTTCGATGCAGCCGCACGCCATCATTCTTCACCCTGCGCCGGTGAATCGAGGGGTCGAAATTGAAGACGAATTAGTAGAGTGTCCAAGATCCAGGATTTTCAAACAAATGGAAAACGGTGTATTTGCAAGAATGGCAGTAATGAAGCACTTATTAAAAGACAGGGGGATTATCGATGACATTAACATTGATCAACGGGATGCAATTAGCAGCAGATAA
- a CDS encoding dihydroorotate dehydrogenase electron transfer subunit, whose protein sequence is MMQTELIVLANEKIADQTIEMQLGLNSDNLGTEVQKFVPGQFLHVKVGEADTTMLRRPISIADVDGNGNITIIFKISGRGTDMLSKQTAGSRIDALLPCGTGYPVDNLNLDTALLIGGGIGVPPLYYLGKTLAARGTRIISILGFQKADHVFYKEKFAELGESIIVTDDGSYGEKGFVTDCLKEMDIDFDCFFSCGPTPMLQAVTNKLTGRHGYISVEQRMGCGIGACYACVVPAKSGTGFKKICKDGPVFAANEVSL, encoded by the coding sequence ATGATGCAGACAGAGCTAATCGTTTTGGCAAATGAAAAAATAGCAGACCAAACGATCGAGATGCAGCTTGGTTTGAATAGCGATAATTTGGGGACAGAAGTACAAAAGTTTGTACCAGGACAGTTTCTTCATGTAAAGGTGGGAGAAGCAGATACAACGATGCTAAGAAGGCCGATTTCTATCGCCGATGTCGATGGTAATGGAAACATAACGATCATATTCAAAATTTCCGGGCGAGGTACAGACATGCTGAGTAAACAGACAGCCGGGAGCCGAATCGACGCTTTGCTGCCATGCGGTACAGGTTATCCAGTTGATAATTTGAATCTGGACACAGCCCTGCTAATTGGTGGTGGAATAGGCGTCCCCCCTCTCTATTACCTTGGCAAAACTTTGGCCGCCCGCGGTACTCGTATCATTTCCATCCTTGGGTTCCAGAAGGCCGACCATGTGTTTTATAAGGAAAAATTTGCGGAGCTTGGTGAATCCATTATTGTCACAGATGATGGAAGTTATGGTGAAAAAGGATTTGTTACGGACTGCTTGAAAGAAATGGACATTGATTTTGATTGTTTTTTTTCATGCGGACCGACACCAATGCTCCAGGCTGTGACAAACAAGCTTACCGGCCGGCATGGCTATATTTCGGTTGAACAGCGGATGGGGTGCGGAATCGGTGCCTGTTATGCCTGTGTCGTACCGGCTAAGAGTGGAACTGGTTTTAAAAAAATCTGTAAAGATGGTCCGGTATTTGCAGCAAATGAGGTGAGTTTATGA
- a CDS encoding solute carrier family 23 protein — MSSKHIVMDVQDIPKIHKWFTLSLQHLFAMFGSTILVPFLTGLSPAIALVSSGVGTLAYLLITKGKVPAYLGSSFAFIYPLTVVSESSGIPGAMVGSFLAGLVYGLVALLIRTSGLNWLMRILPPIVVGPVIIVIGLSLASTAIDMAMYVPGLDEQVYSGTHLSVALVTLAITIIATMFFKGFFGLIPILTGIVGGYIFALFQGIVDTSEIAAEWASLTSAGSVGEFFTALFQNPGFVLPFVDYSPLEVISWQIAFAMVPVALVTITEHTGDQMVLSKVVGRNFIKQPGLHRSILGDGTATIIASLLGGPPNTTYGENIGVLAITRVFSVFVIGGAACLAVLFGFVGIITAVIGAIPSAVMGGVSILLFGIIASSGLRMLVDNQVDLGDKRNLIISSVILVIGIGGAFVQVTDDLQIAGMALSAIIGVLLNLVLPGKEKGYGNGNMFSDTEPDPVMQGDGED, encoded by the coding sequence ATGAGCAGCAAACACATCGTTATGGATGTACAAGACATTCCGAAAATTCATAAGTGGTTTACCTTGAGTTTACAGCATTTATTTGCCATGTTTGGTTCTACCATTCTCGTACCTTTTCTAACAGGTCTGTCACCAGCAATCGCGCTTGTTTCCAGTGGAGTGGGAACATTGGCATACCTTTTGATCACCAAAGGAAAAGTACCAGCTTACTTAGGTTCAAGTTTTGCGTTTATCTATCCGTTAACGGTTGTCAGCGAGTCTAGCGGCATTCCGGGTGCCATGGTTGGAAGTTTTTTAGCCGGTCTGGTTTATGGGCTGGTTGCCCTGCTTATTCGCACTTCGGGATTGAATTGGCTCATGCGGATTCTGCCGCCAATCGTCGTGGGACCTGTCATCATCGTGATTGGTTTAAGTCTCGCATCGACAGCAATTGATATGGCGATGTATGTACCGGGACTGGATGAGCAAGTGTACAGCGGAACACATTTATCGGTGGCGTTGGTAACACTGGCTATCACCATCATAGCCACCATGTTCTTTAAAGGATTCTTCGGTCTAATTCCGATATTGACCGGTATCGTCGGAGGATATATTTTTGCTTTGTTTCAAGGTATCGTCGATACAAGTGAAATTGCTGCTGAGTGGGCTTCATTAACATCAGCAGGTTCTGTTGGAGAGTTTTTCACAGCTTTATTTCAAAATCCCGGTTTTGTCCTGCCTTTTGTGGATTATTCCCCATTGGAGGTTATCAGCTGGCAAATCGCTTTCGCCATGGTTCCGGTTGCTCTTGTGACAATCACAGAGCATACAGGTGATCAAATGGTCCTGTCAAAGGTTGTAGGTAGGAATTTCATCAAGCAGCCTGGACTGCACCGTTCCATCCTTGGCGATGGTACAGCTACGATTATAGCATCCTTGCTTGGCGGTCCACCTAACACGACTTATGGAGAGAATATCGGGGTTCTGGCGATAACCAGAGTGTTTAGTGTATTCGTCATCGGTGGCGCAGCGTGTCTTGCTGTCCTGTTCGGGTTTGTCGGTATCATTACAGCTGTTATAGGTGCTATTCCGTCCGCGGTGATGGGCGGGGTATCGATTCTATTATTTGGGATTATCGCCTCCAGCGGTTTACGTATGCTGGTTGACAATCAAGTAGATTTAGGAGACAAGCGAAATTTGATCATCTCTTCCGTGATTTTGGTAATCGGAATCGGCGGGGCATTCGTTCAAGTGACGGATGATCTGCAAATAGCAGGGATGGCATTGTCTGCCATCATTGGGGTTTTACTGAACCTGGTTCTGCCTGGAAAAGAGAAGGGATATGGAAATGGGAATATGTTCAGTGATACCGAGCCCGATCCGGTAATGCAAGGTGACGGCGAGGATTGA
- a CDS encoding dihydroorotase, translating into MTLTLINGMQLAADNDLKQCELIVQDGHILEIAEKIEEPAGKVIDCQGWLIAPGFIDVHVHLREPGGEAKETIETGTMAAARGGYTTVCAMPNTKPVPDNTETLKQLQEAIDERAHIRVLPYASITERLLGEKLTDMGALQKAGAFAFTDDGVGVQSADQMLQAMHQSAASGKPIVAHCEDNSLIHKGVVHEGMVSRKLGVPGIPSVCESVQIARDVLLAEAAGCHYHVCHVSTKESVRVIRDAKRAGIKVTAEVTPHHLLLNQEDISENDANYKMNPPLRSRKDQQALLEGLLDGTIDFIATDHAPHTVDEKTMGLLAAPFGIVGLETAFALLYKKLVEPGTFTLKQLIDWLTVKPADVFDLPYGRMEIGAEADLTILDIEEKWTIDTNEFSSKGKNTPFSGWKVTGKPKLTIFGGEIVYEEENDAKTTARS; encoded by the coding sequence ATGACATTAACATTGATCAACGGGATGCAATTAGCAGCAGATAACGATTTGAAACAGTGTGAATTAATTGTGCAGGATGGTCATATTTTGGAAATCGCTGAAAAGATTGAGGAACCGGCAGGAAAAGTGATCGATTGTCAGGGCTGGCTGATAGCGCCAGGGTTCATTGATGTGCATGTCCATCTTAGAGAGCCTGGCGGCGAAGCAAAAGAGACCATCGAAACTGGGACCATGGCAGCAGCGCGTGGCGGTTACACGACGGTATGTGCCATGCCGAATACCAAGCCGGTACCAGACAACACCGAGACGTTGAAGCAATTACAGGAAGCGATTGATGAAAGAGCTCACATTAGAGTGTTGCCCTATGCTTCTATTACAGAGCGACTGCTTGGGGAGAAGCTGACTGATATGGGAGCATTGCAGAAAGCAGGAGCTTTTGCCTTCACTGATGACGGCGTCGGTGTACAATCGGCAGATCAAATGCTTCAGGCTATGCATCAGTCTGCTGCTAGCGGTAAACCAATTGTTGCGCATTGCGAGGACAATAGTTTAATACATAAAGGCGTGGTCCATGAAGGAATGGTCAGCCGAAAGCTTGGTGTTCCGGGGATTCCTTCCGTATGTGAATCAGTCCAGATTGCCAGGGATGTCCTATTAGCAGAGGCTGCAGGCTGTCATTACCATGTTTGTCATGTCAGTACAAAAGAATCCGTCCGTGTTATCCGCGATGCAAAACGTGCAGGGATAAAGGTGACAGCAGAAGTGACCCCGCACCATCTACTCCTCAATCAGGAAGACATCAGTGAAAATGATGCAAACTACAAGATGAATCCGCCACTGCGTTCACGGAAAGATCAGCAAGCCCTGCTTGAAGGATTGCTGGATGGAACAATCGATTTTATTGCAACAGATCATGCACCGCATACGGTAGACGAAAAAACCATGGGCTTGTTGGCTGCACCCTTTGGCATCGTAGGATTGGAAACGGCCTTTGCTCTTCTTTACAAGAAACTAGTAGAGCCAGGAACCTTTACGTTAAAACAGCTTATAGACTGGCTTACTGTAAAACCGGCAGATGTGTTCGATTTGCCTTATGGAAGAATGGAAATCGGAGCGGAAGCTGATCTTACCATATTAGACATAGAAGAAAAATGGACAATCGATACTAATGAATTTTCTTCTAAAGGGAAAAACACTCCTTTTTCCGGCTGGAAGGTAACAGGGAAACCAAAGTTGACTATTTTTGGTGGAGAAATCGTTTATGAGGAGGAAAATGATGCAAAAACGACAGCTCGTTCTTGA